One window of the Epinephelus moara isolate mb chromosome 22, YSFRI_EMoa_1.0, whole genome shotgun sequence genome contains the following:
- the LOC126383619 gene encoding ictacalcin-like, which translates to MSNTQKAIILLVDSFSKYASKDGDNKSLTKAEMKELLQSELGELLGKATDQAAVDSIFNKLDLNQDNSVDFPEFLNLVGCLSVLCHEHFTKS; encoded by the exons ATGTCGAACACCCAGAAAGCTATAATCCTCCTCGTTGACAGCTTCAGTAAATACGCTAGCAAGGATGGGGACAACAAAAGCCTGACTAAGGCAGAGATGAAAGAGCTGCTCCAGAGTGAATTGGGAGAGCTGCTGGGG AAAGCCACTGACCAGGCAGCAGTGGACAGCATCTTCAATAAACTGGACCTAAACCAGGACAACAGTGTGGACTTTCCAGAGTTCCTCAACTTGGTTGGCTGCCTCTCAGTACTCTGCCACGAGCACTTCACCAAATCATAA